ATACTTtcctaggagaaaaaaagaaagcaacccCCTGCATAGGCACCattaatagtaaaaaaaataaagctataCATTCTAATGAATTTCCAAGAGTGTTCCATAAGCTACTGACCCTTGTTTGAGGTATATTCCAGAAGAGCCTTCATACTTCTAAGTTCGCATCACTGCAATGACTGTTGTACGTGTAACGTAATTAAAACCTGATGCATGTCAACTAccaaacattttcagaagacTTTCTCACTTCCAAAAAGACCCCCaaatttgcttaaaaaaaaaaaaaaaaccacaataaaccaacaaaaaccacaacagccATAGTATGATACAAAATAGTTAAGATAATCTGCAAATTGGATCAGGCTCTTGAAGCTAAGCAAAACCCTCACCAGCATGTAAAGGCAGAGTCATCCCAAATtagctcattttctgttttgacctTTATCTGGGGCTTCTGTTGATTCTTGGTGcgttttcttctctgtctcttaACAGGTGTTTTTTTAGGCCTTTTACCTTTATTTGGTGTCGATTTCTTCTCATTTACTAAGCCTACCTCAGGTTTAATTCGCTTTCGTTTTGCACTTTCTTTCTGCAAATCTGCACCTTCaccatcttcctttcttttcagttctgagTCTTCTTTCTTACATTTCAACTCTTCactaatgtattttttctcctcagtaTATTCTACCTGAAGGTTCTGTTCTTCTTTGTAGGAGATGCTAATCGTTTCAGCAAGCACAAGTTTGCAATACTCTCTAGATTCTACAGCTGACAGACCAAAGCCATCTGTGATGGCAGCTGCCCCAAATGCTTGCCCTTCTATAgagtgtgctgtgctgtactgaCAGTTTGATGTATTTTCTAGTGCACGCTCACAAGCTGACGAGCTACttggtgctttctttttcccagtatTTGTGGGTGTTTGGGTTTCTGAGAAAAGGCTGgaatgctggttttgtttgtacATAAAGGCTGAAGGTTTAACCTCACCAAGGTTTCCATCTTTAAACTCTTCTGCTATTCTCACATCCATTCTTTCCTCAAGACATGTAGTTTTCTGACCTTGAATGGAATAGTAAGTTTTTCTTGATCTCTTTGTGAGACGGTGAATCTTCATTGCTCTGCATAAACtggacagaaaagcaacaacaacaaccagtTATTAATGTTGATCAATTTGCTTAGGATCTGTTGAGTTAAAATCATGAAGACAGAGAGACATGTatgataaaattatttcatggGCTACAAGAAAGAACCTATTCCAAGCATGCTGTTCTGTGTACCCACATGAAGCCTCCAACACAAGATCTTACCTGCAAAAATCAGCTACAGGAAATACCTTCAGTCACACTACTGTGGTTATATTATTATTGCTTCTTCACATAAAATGCCTTCCCAACCATGCCTAACATGAACGAAATCTTGGTATTTGGCCCTAACTGAGGAGCAGCCTCAAAAAAGTAGTGATAACAATAGTGATACAATATCCATTCCACCGTTAACAAAAGCTACAATCCCTTCTTTAGGTTAAAGGGAAGGTAGGAGCTATCACCTATCCCAAACAACATCTTACACCAAACATAAGATGCATGATGACAAACCCTGACTAAGCACAGAAGATGCTGTACCAAAATAGGTGCTACTGTCTCcaaagaagcaaatatttgaGGATAGCAAAGTATgtaaaaaaaccacaacttcCAGAACCTTTCCTGTGGGCTGCCACTGAAATGCAAGCGTGGCAACTCCAAGACAGAACGTCAGTCATAAGTAGTCACTTAGTCACTTTTAAAGGCtgaaaaaccaaacagaatcagatgaaaaaaaaaaaaaccacaacaaaataatgataaaaaacaataattcaaAGGTTTTTAAACAGCGCACAACAGGGCTAATGAAGAAGCAAAGTCTTTCATAGAAACTTGAAAGTACATGCTACAGAGTAACAAAAGGCTTACCTGGTCtggtgcttttttcctttcatgtggGACTGATACTCAAGTACATTTGTAAGTACAACATTGCAAACAGGGCATATGTAATGGCCAAACCCAACCTCAGAAAAGAAGGAATCTGTGGGTCAGAAATACTATAAATGAGAGGCAAAATCCAGAGCTACCACAATTTTTCCCCATGTGAGAGGCCTAACAACCTTCCCCAAACCAGCTCTATATGAGATACAAAGTCTCTGCTGCAAGGTAACTCAGTTTTACACTCCAACAGTATTAGTGAAGGGAGCTGTACTGCTGCAGTGTAACTATTCTTCAGAAGTTGACGGAGTTGTCAAACACTGTGTTATGAATACACCACGCACAGACTGACAAATCTAAGTTAAACCTTATGTTTTCCAGGTTGTCATGCTCTCCTCTCCTACAAGCTGCAAAGCTGACTCACTACAGATTTAAAtgtattaaacaaacaaaacagcaaggagtaaacagaaaggaggaaatgaacTTGCTCTGTATCAAAGGAGGAGGCTAACATTTTCTTGCACGTATCAGAGCTGCCCCTTGAACATTCAAGCTACCCTCACTTTTTCATGTCCTTCTTACCACTTGTCATGGATTCCCTTGGGACAGGTTTGAATCCCAGCTCCTCCATCACCTTCTTCCGTGCAAgattttttccatgtttcttaCCAACATAGTGGTTCTGGGCTGAATGTGGACCATTGAGAGGAACACAGCAGAGATTGCAGTAGTTCATTTCCAAGCTCAATTTTGAAGATGATGAAGGCACCTCAGTttctgaaggaactgaaaaCTCATTGTTAGATACCTGCACTAATATCTATGTGTTTGATGGCCGGCCATTTTAAGGTCCAAGAAGAAAGCTTTACCCTGCAGAGGGTTATTCAGTACATGTTTGCTACACTCCATCCTGAAATAAAGTTCAGTAACTTGCACAGCACTCACACCAGTTCACTGTTGCTTGTggactaatttatttttattttttaattaaatatgctAATTCATCAAACTGAGTTTGGGCCACAGTTAATATTCAGAGCAACAGTAAACATGTTCTTTaataatcagaaatatttaCCTTTAGTTGGAAAGATAAGGAATCTGAAAGCAAGCTTCCCTAGCTTCAGAGATGTAAAGGGTAGTTACTATTTGCTGTTCACCTAAGAAGTTACCATATGGCAGGTCCATGACTTTGTCAGAACAGAAAGGCATACAGATACACAGGTGTAGGACAACACCTCTTTATATCTGCTGCAGAGAGTGACAGGAAAATGCACACAGTGCAAATTTAGTTCTTACCAGAAACAGGTTGCACGCTCTGTGCTTCCACCAGGGCTTTATTTTCTGCCAACTGCCTCAGCTTCTGAGCATGGATCTTCCCCTGGAGGTGAGATGATGCAACATCTGGGGAAGCCAAAATTATGTTGCAGAGATTACAGTACTTATTCTCTACTATTCTCATTCCATCcatctgaaattaaacaaaGGCAAGCTCAGTTATACAAGCATTCACTGAAGGACAATAAAGCACTTAAGTCAGCTATGGAGAAGAATAGTCACCTGAGAACTGGTACAAtccattatttccttctttttgtcaCACTTCATTCTCTCATCCTTCCTGCCATGACTTTGGACATAAAGATAAACGTTCTGAGCATGCTTTCTGCCCTGAAAAGAAATTGGAATTATTCCTGTTCCATTACTAAGGAGCCAAGAAGTGGCATGTCCAGCAACAGGAATTTTATCCATCCAAAACAGGTCTGAGGATTCAATAGCCCAGGTATCTAAAATTGGGTGTTATGCGTACCTGCTTCacctgtgattattttttttaattcttagaTGCTCTCTCTCAACACAATCTTCCATCTCCTGCACTTTTATAGTGTACTTACATGTCACACTGTACACAGGTAACCCACAAACCCAAACAAGTGACTTGTCTAATCTAATCTGATGCTTTCCAGGAGTCTGTTAAGGATTCTGAGAAGAAGCATTAGGAAATCTTGATAATGTtaccaagaaaaagaagtgctaCCATACTTGACTAAACAAcatcagcaaaactgaaaaaaaaaagtcttatttctGTGTCATTTCATCCTGAATTTATCTGATTTCACCATTTCAATTGCACCTGTTGTCCTCAACTGGATTTGGATCCTAGAAATAGAAATTCTAACTGAGAGTCTGAACTCTTCAGTTATGACAGTACAAGCACTGCTTAACATAAATCAAAGTAAGGAAGTATTATACCTTTCAAGACCTGAATACTAATTGATGAGGATAACAAAAAAGATTCCTGAGAGCAACTGACATTTTAACttcagcaagaaaatgaaacgTCTGTGCCTGCAAACCTTCAAGATTAAGGTTCAAAATATAGCTCACTTTCCTATATCTATAGCACTACCCCAAGGCATACACTTGTTCCAAGAAATGCCTTCTGCATGACTCATACTGATGTACAGAATCAAACTCTATAGCCTGTTAGGATATAAAGCAGGTATGATTTAATAAAGAGATGTGCACACAGCCCTGGCGCAAGGGGTTAACACTCCAAACTTGCGCACCATAGGGAAAAAGCGTGTTACAGATATAGGCCaaactaatacataatcaatagtctcCCCCCGAGTTTGgttacatattcattacattccctgCGACCCCATTGGCAAAGACGGTTCCCCCCCTTCTCTCCGTCATTGTTTTGGGATGAAGATTCCTCTCCTGCTGTGAgagctcctgttttcttctggtgttAGCTTTTGGCCTTGCAGATGGAGCACCCCCACACATCAGTGTCATCTTGCCCTGTGAATATCTAATCACCTTTCTGCCAGCTGCCTTCGGGCTGCTCCCAAACTCCTATCTTTATGGCCTTCTTCCCCTTGTTTTCCCAGACTTAGTGTCTGCAATTCCCCCTCTCTCTGCCCCCCTCAACATAAACTATCTGTAACTAccctttgctttggtttctatgaggccccctttccctttcagtAGCAAAGTgctcccttttcatttattatggggtcctttctgctcttcaaTACAACTTGACTCGTGAAGACATGGACAGACATAGCAGCACGTGTGTATCACTGGGTAAAGCACCAGGGGCCACAACCCCTACTCTCTATAGTTAGAACTGCCCCATGCCACTCTTATGTCCTGGGTCACGTGGTGCAAATCTGCTTTCATCCCATGTACAGCATGGCCTGAACCCACCCAGTTCCTTCTATAACCATCCTACAATATGCAGGTGATTGCCCTTCATTACAGCTGAACCCACATCATTCACAACCTTCAAGCCTGGCTAGTCCCTAAACCCAGCATAAGCTTCAGGAAAGGCTTTAAGCAGCCTTTTCTAACACCATACAGAAACCTCAAACCAAAGTCCCAGTACTTGCTAGGAGAAATCTTCCCTTTCAGGCTACCTCATAGTGTGACATCCTTTGGGATTCAAAcggcagcactgcccagcaaaCCCTACAGAAAGTGTCTGTGAACAGGTGGTGCCTTGTTGCCTCATCTAATATGTCATCTGAACGtcctgaaagaaagcaaaacaacaaaaaccagtcAGGAGACAGGAAACACGTCTGTGTCTTCACTTACAAAGTATTGACCACTTGAATATTCACATGCAGCATATGAGTGAACTAATGTTCATCCACTGAATCGTGCCTTGTTGTAGCTTCAGAGCAGGGCTGTAAAGCCACCTACACCTTCCTACATACAGAGATATTGCTTTCATAGACTGAAGGAATATTACTGTACGCTTACTTGGACTTCAGGTACCTCAAAAATTAAGGAAGATAGAGCTTCTTCATTGTGTTTTCCAGACATGCTATCAGATATATTAGACTAATGGCCTAAAATACAAGAAGCATTTTAGTTCGATCAGGTCACACACTTAAATATGGGAATACAGAAAGCCAGGGAGTAGCTCAGTGCATGAGAAAGACCAAGAGGTCTCAGAGTCTTAGCTGACTTTCCAGAAAACATATTTGCCCTTcactttgctttcctcttcagtCTTACAACAAActgcatagaatcataagaGTTGAAAGGAACATTTAAAGTCCACccagtccagctcccctgcaatgaacagggacaccacagctggatcaggttgccTCTCAAACCTTTAATATTAATAACTGTACCACCCCACCAGGAATCTCAGCCTGTTTCAGATCTAGGTTCTTTTCCAGGCAGTCAGAAGTTTCCTTAATGTATACAGAACCTTCACAAGTATCAGAACAACCATCTCCTTTCCTGGGCTCCTGAATGAGGTTCCAAGTGCTCCCGATTCCAGATCAGACTCTGactgttattaatttttctttcctaattcttgaggagagctgagagcagaataATGCAGTAAGGAAGAAGTACAGGCTAAAGAAATCCCTAAAGGCAAAGATATGAAATTTCACATTCAAAGGAGTAAACCCAGAAGATGACACAGCCAAATTCTGCCCTCAAGTGCCAGCAGCAAACAtaacattttaatgagaaatagaTGGAGTCAAGTTCAACAATTGCAACCCATTAACAGATGGAATAGTATAGCAAGATAACTTAAAGACATTTACAGGCATCTTCAAATGCCATATTCTACCACAGAGCTGACACATGCCTAAGCCTGCACACAAGCACAGGCCTATGGAGCACACAACTACACCCACCATCCAAATAAGAGTTAAATATAGTGTTGCCCAAACATCACAAAACTAAACTCAAAACAGTGCTGACCACCTTTTAGCACTGGAGAGACCCACAACCTGCCCTGACACACAGCAAGTGGACCTTACAgctgatggaaagcacagtgcTCACCCTTTAGCCCAGGGCAAACAGGAACAAGACACTTTGCTGGCTCCCTTATACAGTGCTGTGAATGAAACAGAAACCGcttgaaagcattaaaatagaaatacagtaaatccacaaacaaataaacaaaaacaaaagttcaggatctcagaaaacaaactgatgcttctattgctttgaaaaaattTCCATGGGCATATTTAAATCCAGCTGCACTCATTCAAAGCCAATCAGAACGTTAATTGGGCACAACAGAAAGCTGATTGAAGCCTGTGTGGGGAGGCTGACTCCTTTTAAAGCAACAGTAGCATTAGACTAATTAACTACTGCAGGGTGAGCTGTTAGTTTCCTTGCTAGGTATTCAGGTATAtttagtttcaaactaaaacagGAGAGCCTGGGTATAGTGAATAACAGATTCCtcactgcccagagaggtggtgggtgccccatccctggagacattcaaggtcaggctctgagcacctgatagagctgtaggtgtccctgttcattgcaggtgagctggactagatggccttttttagggtcccttccaagtcaaatgattctatgaaccagTCAGTACTTATAAAGCATGAACCAAAGCCTTTCAGAGTACAAATACTGATGTTCCTGGAAGCTCAGCACTGTTTTTCACCCCACTTGCTAGATCTATAGCATCCCATAGATTTTCTGGTAAGGAGGGAACACAGAATTCGGATGTGATAGAAACTCTCCAACTGCAAGACAGATTTTCAGAGCTTTATGTCACACATTCAGTGTATGAAAGTAACTTGTTGGACAGCTTGCACTCCCAGAAGTACGATGTTAGAAGAAACTGTCCGAAGAACTGAATGTAAGTCTATCTTTTAAGAACTCAGTATCACTTTGGACTTGTCAGATACCTGCTCCTTACACACTTGGGACACTGACAAGTAGTCTCCCATTGCACTTTGCTCTTTAATTCCTGCTTTGGGCTCAAATTCTCATTACTTTTTGCCACAGACATCATACAAAACCATTTCGTAGAGGGGACAGCAAAGTGTATTCCTGCTACTTCCACCACCACGACACTCATTGCAGGGATGACACGAAATAGCCACTTCTCCTTCAGCGGGAGCTTGAGCGTGTGGTATTTTACACACCCAGCTTACTCAGGGCAGAGATTTGAGGCTGGAAATGAGCTGTACAAGAGGGTAACACGCTGAGCATGTGA
This region of Coturnix japonica isolate 7356 chromosome 4, Coturnix japonica 2.1, whole genome shotgun sequence genomic DNA includes:
- the LOC107314019 gene encoding zinc finger matrin-type protein 1-like isoform X1, which produces MKWRWVEPWEGADEMYWPSGFNYSQPWPVKRLRRRRSKGRSGRRRRRRRRGSGRSDDILDEATRHHLFTDTFCRVCWAVLPFESQRMSHYEGRKHAQNVYLYVQSHGRKDERMKCDKKKEIMDCTSSQMDGMRIVENKYCNLCNIILASPDVASSHLQGKIHAQKLRQLAENKALVEAQSVQPVSVPSETEVPSSSSKLSLEMNYCNLCCVPLNGPHSAQNHYVGKKHGKNLARKKVMEELGFKPVPRESMTSDSFFSEVGFGHYICPVCNVVLTNVLEYQSHMKGKKHQTSLCRAMKIHRLTKRSRKTYYSIQGQKTTCLEERMDVRIAEEFKDGNLGEVKPSAFMYKQNQHSSLFSETQTPTNTGKKKAPSSSSACERALENTSNCQYSTAHSIEGQAFGAAAITDGFGLSAVESREYCKLVLAETISISYKEEQNLQVEYTEEKKYISEELKCKKEDSELKRKEDGEGADLQKESAKRKRIKPEVGLVNEKKSTPNKGKRPKKTPVKRQRRKRTKNQQKPQIKVKTENELIWDDSAFTCW
- the LOC107314019 gene encoding zinc finger matrin-type protein 1-like isoform X2; the protein is MSHYEGRKHAQNVYLYVQSHGRKDERMKCDKKKEIMDCTSSQMDGMRIVENKYCNLCNIILASPDVASSHLQGKIHAQKLRQLAENKALVEAQSVQPVSVPSETEVPSSSSKLSLEMNYCNLCCVPLNGPHSAQNHYVGKKHGKNLARKKVMEELGFKPVPRESMTSDSFFSEVGFGHYICPVCNVVLTNVLEYQSHMKGKKHQTSLCRAMKIHRLTKRSRKTYYSIQGQKTTCLEERMDVRIAEEFKDGNLGEVKPSAFMYKQNQHSSLFSETQTPTNTGKKKAPSSSSACERALENTSNCQYSTAHSIEGQAFGAAAITDGFGLSAVESREYCKLVLAETISISYKEEQNLQVEYTEEKKYISEELKCKKEDSELKRKEDGEGADLQKESAKRKRIKPEVGLVNEKKSTPNKGKRPKKTPVKRQRRKRTKNQQKPQIKVKTENELIWDDSAFTCW